Below is a genomic region from Miscanthus floridulus cultivar M001 chromosome 1, ASM1932011v1, whole genome shotgun sequence.
GCCGCGGGGCTCCGACCTCCAGAGCTTCATCGGCAGCGACGAAGGCACCCCGACGGCcatcagcagcggcggcggcgctcagcGACGAATCTCGCGCGCTGTCGAGCTCTCGAGCAACAGATCCAGGACGAGAGGGGGATCGGTGGAATCAACCGAATCAAATCAAATCAGAGAAGCGGCGGCAGCGACGGCCGGCGCGGGGAAGCAATGGAGCGAGTGGTTCAGGGGTCGAGGCCCATGCAGCGGTGGTACCAGCCCTGCATGCAGCAACCGAAGCCGCGGAAGGAGGCCTTCTCCGGCTGCGGCTgcgaggcggcggacgtcgcGCGGGCTCCCACCATTCACGAGGGGCTCGTCGTCTTCACGGGTGCGCGCGGCGGGGGCCGGGTGGGGGATCCGCGGAGCGCTCGCTTCTTGCCCTcaagaggaggcggcggcggctgctgcgagGAGGAGGAGACGAATTCGATTTGGTTGTTGTTGGCTTGATGAGCGAGGAAGGGCAGGGAAGCGTGGAGGGAAAAGACGAGAGGCTGGCGGAATATATGGCGCGAGAGGTCAGGTAGGTTAGGTCTGCTTCGTTCCGCGTGGTGGGTTGGGAACTGGCGGGAGGCGACCGATCTCGTCCGGTGATCCGAGGAGAGGATCGGGGCCGTTGATCGAGGAGGCGAACGGTGGACGCGGGTTCTAGGCGGTGGGTGGGTCGTCCGGATGTGGCGGCAGGTTTTCCTTCGAGCGCTGACTTTGCTTGCCGCTTGCGTTACTCGGTTTCCTTTTGCCGAGTAGGGTCCGGGTGGGTGGGGTTCGGGCTGGTGGTGGGCTGGAGCTATCTGTGCGGTCCGGATATCTTGATTGGGCCTTGGCGGCACAGAGAAACTCCCGGCTATACGATTATGATTTTTCTCaaatcctcaaaaaaaaaaaaaaaagactataCGATTATGATTGTTGCTAAAAAAAGTGATTAtgattatgatgatgatgattactCCTCGTGCTCGATCTCCGTCCGCGTCCCGTAACAAGCGCGGACTCGCGGCGTGCGGACCCTTATATAAACACAAGACCGGATCTCATTTCGTCCTCTCTAGTCGACACCACGTATCTCTGTAGTCTCTCTCTAGTTGACATCACCGACGGAAAGAGGCGACAGCAAGGGTTTAGACGACGAGGGGAGGGCTTAGTCCACCTCCATCCATGGCGGCCATCATCGTGGAAAATCTTGTGCAGATCGAGACAGAGACAGTGGATCTGGTTAGATTAAGATCTCGCACTCTTATTTATCAATTTGATCTGTTTTGTGTTTTATTTTCAAATCAGTCTAGCCCTCGTTGTGTTGAGTAAGCATGTGTTCTTTGTTTTAATCTAACACATGTACACACATCTATTACTTTCGCAGGAGAACATCCCTATGGACGAAGTATTTACCTTCCTCAAATGCAGCAAGGAAGGCCTCAGCTCCAATGAAGCCCAGACACGCGCCGCCATGTTTGGTCCCAATAAATTAGAAGAAAGAAAGGTCATTATCGATCCTATATTATTTTCTCATATTTTACCTTTTATTCATTGTCTCTCGATCTTAAAATCAAGACAAACACTAATATGTCATAACAACACAAGTAGTGGAAGACATTATTATGTATTAAACTGAAAGTACTAATATTGCTGGTTATTTGCAACACCATGATCCAATGGTGTCCACTAGTGTTGTTGTTACATGACTAGTGTGGCGGTAAGATGTTTTAAGTCAAAATAGCTTAATGAAGCCAGATCTTTGCAATATCTAGGGAAAAACAAGTCAAAATAGCCTACCAGAAGAGTTTTCAattttcattagctttctagcttaTGGCAATAATGTCTAAAATATATATATGCGAGGACGGCTGAGTTACTTAGTTTTTACATACCATTGTGCCATAAACAGATCAGTACTTGTTCTTATagtgtgattgattgattgacaCATAATCTGATTAAATTAGGTGTTCCAAAAATATTACTTAATCTGCAATATACGTGTACTTTGATAGCAAATAAGATAACAGTGTCGTACGTCCATCATTGTGTTTGCAGGAGAACAAGGTGTTGAAGTTCCTAATGTTTATGAACAATCCGTTGTCGTGGGTGATGGAGATGGCTGCTGTGATGGCCATTGCGCTTGCCAACGGCAACAACAGGCCGCCGGACTGGCAAGATTTTGTCGGCATCGTGGTGCTCCTTATCCTCAACTCCACCATCTCATTTATCGAGGAGAACAATGCCGGGAGCGCCGCAGAGGCGCTCATGGCCAACCTTGCGCCTAAGACCAAGGTGTTGCGTGATGGCCGATGGAGCGAGGAGGACGCGGCGGTCCTCGTCCCGGGTGACATTGTCAGCATTAAGCTTGGCGACATCATCCCAGCTGACGCTCGCTTGCTCGAGGGCGATGCGCTCAAGATTGACCAGTCGGCGCTCACTGGCGAGTGTCTTCCGGTCACCAAGAGCCCCGGCGACGGTGTCTACTCGGGCTCCACGTGCAAGCAGGGCGAGATCGAGGCAATTGTCATCGCCACCGGCGTGCACACCTTCTTTGGGAGGGCGGCGCACCTTGTCGATAGCACCAACCAGGTCGGCCACTTCCAGAAGGTGCTCCAGGCCATCGGCAACTTCTGCATAGGAACCATCGCCGTTGGCTTATTCGTCGAGGTCATCGTCATGTACGCGGTCCAGCACCGCCGGTACCGTGAAGGCATCGACAACCTCCTCGTGCTTCTGATCGGCGGCATCCCAATTGCCATGCCTACTGTGCTCTCCGTCACCATGGCAATCGGCTCCCACAGGCTGTCGTTGCAGGGCGCTATCACCAAGCGCATGACTGCCATCGAGGCGATGGCCGGCATGGATGTGCTCTGCAGTGACAAGACCGGCACGCTCACCCTCAACAAGCTCAGTGTTGACCGCAGCCTTGTTGAGATCTTTGCCGCGGACGTTGAAAAGGACGATGTTATCTTGTTCGCTGCCAGGGCATCTAGGGTGGAGAACCAGGATGCCATCGACGCCGCCATGGTTGGCATGCTAAGTGATCCAAAGGAGGCCAGGGATGGCATTGAGGAGGTGCACTTCTTCCCCTTCAACCCCGTCGACAAGCGAACAGCCCTCACCTATATTGATCTCGCTGATGGTAGCTGGCACCGTGTCAGCAAGGGTGCACCCGAACAAGTACGTAGTCATGGCTTTCTCATCCCCATCTATTTTTTATAAGGAATTTGTTATGGTGCATAGCTCGTTTTTGTATACATTGTATTTATTTACTCCCATGGCGTGCATGACTATAGATATTGGCTCTCTGCAACTGTGGAGATAACGTCAAGAACTTGGTTCACACTGTGATCGACAAGTACGCCGAGCGTGGTCTTCGATCTCTTGCAGTTGCAAGGCAGGTATGATTTTATTTTCAGAATGCTCAATCGATTATTCTACTTATGTGAGTtatgtctttttctttttgtgtgtatctaatcttttttttttttatcttgctTTTCTACAGAAAATTCCTGAGAAGAGGAAAGAAAGCCTCGGAGAGCCATGGGAATTTGTGGGTCTGCTTCCTCTCCTGGACCCACCAAGGTCGGACAGTTCTGAAACAATCAAGCATGCGCTCGACCTCGGTGTCAATGTGAAGATGATCAC
It encodes:
- the LOC136508823 gene encoding plasma membrane ATPase-like, whose product is MAAIIVENLVQIETETVDLENIPMDEVFTFLKCSKEGLSSNEAQTRAAMFGPNKLEERKENKVLKFLMFMNNPLSWVMEMAAVMAIALANGNNRPPDWQDFVGIVVLLILNSTISFIEENNAGSAAEALMANLAPKTKVLRDGRWSEEDAAVLVPGDIVSIKLGDIIPADARLLEGDALKIDQSALTGECLPVTKSPGDGVYSGSTCKQGEIEAIVIATGVHTFFGRAAHLVDSTNQVGHFQKVLQAIGNFCIGTIAVGLFVEVIVMYAVQHRRYREGIDNLLVLLIGGIPIAMPTVLSVTMAIGSHRLSLQGAITKRMTAIEAMAGMDVLCSDKTGTLTLNKLSVDRSLVEIFAADVEKDDVILFAARASRVENQDAIDAAMVGMLSDPKEARDGIEEVHFFPFNPVDKRTALTYIDLADGSWHRVSKGAPEQILALCNCGDNVKNLVHTVIDKYAERGLRSLAVARQKIPEKRKESLGEPWEFVGLLPLLDPPRSDSSETIKHALDLGVNVKMITGDQLAIAKETGRRLGMGSNMYPSSALLGQSKDEATASIPVDDLIEKADGFAGVFPEHKYEIVKKLQEMKHICGMTGDGVNDAPALKKADIGIAVAGATDAARSASDIVLTQEGLSVIISAVLTSRAIFQRMKNYTIYAVSITIRIVLGFLLIALIWKFDFSPFMILVIAILNDGTIMTIAKDRVKPSPHPDSWKLNEIFATGVVYGAYMAVMTVVFFWAMRSTDFFSNTFHVRSLRGSTEEMMSALYLQVSIISQALIFVTRSRSWCFTERPGFWLCAAFVIAQIVATLIAVFANFGFARIRGIGWGWAGVIWLYSLVTFVPLDLFKFAIRYVLSGKAWNNLLQNKTAFTTKENYGGEERKAQWATTQRSLHGLPTTTESEAGGRGSSSSTELSEIAEQAKRRAEFARLREKNTLRGQLESSARRRGMDINAVRTPFYSM